One part of the Roseomonas gilardii genome encodes these proteins:
- a CDS encoding DUF4118 domain-containing protein — protein MPERHLVLERWVLERWRRRPLLIWSTSLLLVAAGLGLRLALDGVMTPGSYPLVTFLPAVLIAAMMGGFWPGMVATVLSSLASWFFLLEPAGRFSTLDAEHLLGLVLFFTISLLNSVLAELLHQSLRTAQAARRKAEMLAAEMERRVAERTLALEAEQQDRRRAEEALAQVRHMESLGRLTGGIAHDFNNLLTVVIGQADRIIAATPDERLRGMARLARRAAERGADLTRQLLAFSRRQVLRPRALDMAHVLPPLRELIARTIGETITVTAEAAPGLWMVRADPAQFESAILNLAINARDAMPAGGSLRLRAANLPLSASQARELRLEAGNYVALQVTDTGQGMDATTLAHAFEPFFTTKPVGSGSGLGLAQTYGFVRQSGGSITVESLPGRGTSLTLYLPRADGTEAAEPAAGPEENGPSPSAGTDASPHPPRGGRTVLLVEDQPDLRRMMEETLREAGWRVQAAADGAGALEALRTFLPDLLLTDVALPGGVSGTELGRYLCGRHPGARVLLMSGLQDRDVEGTGFPFLGKPFGREELLRVVSIVLNDALRETPANGDFSATRAD, from the coding sequence ATGCCTGAACGGCACCTCGTCCTGGAACGCTGGGTGCTGGAGCGCTGGCGCCGCCGGCCCCTGCTCATCTGGAGCACCAGCCTGCTGCTCGTCGCGGCCGGGCTTGGGCTGCGGCTGGCGCTGGACGGCGTCATGACGCCGGGCAGCTATCCGCTCGTCACCTTCCTGCCGGCGGTGCTGATCGCCGCCATGATGGGTGGCTTCTGGCCCGGCATGGTGGCAACGGTGCTGTCTTCCCTGGCATCCTGGTTCTTCCTTCTGGAACCGGCGGGCCGTTTCAGCACCCTGGATGCCGAGCATCTGCTGGGACTGGTGCTCTTCTTCACCATCTCCCTGCTGAACAGCGTCCTCGCGGAGCTGCTGCACCAGAGCCTGAGAACCGCGCAGGCGGCACGCCGGAAGGCCGAGATGCTGGCGGCGGAGATGGAGCGCCGCGTGGCCGAGCGCACGCTGGCCCTGGAGGCGGAGCAGCAGGACAGGCGACGCGCCGAGGAGGCGCTCGCCCAGGTGCGGCACATGGAATCCCTGGGCCGGCTGACCGGGGGGATCGCGCACGACTTCAACAACCTGCTGACCGTGGTGATCGGCCAGGCGGACCGGATCATCGCCGCGACGCCCGACGAACGGCTGCGCGGCATGGCGAGGCTGGCCCGCCGGGCGGCCGAGCGCGGGGCGGATCTGACGCGCCAGCTCCTGGCCTTCTCGCGCCGGCAGGTGCTGCGGCCACGTGCCCTCGACATGGCGCATGTCCTGCCGCCGCTGCGGGAACTGATCGCCCGCACCATCGGCGAGACCATCACGGTGACGGCGGAAGCGGCGCCGGGCCTGTGGATGGTGCGGGCCGACCCGGCGCAGTTCGAGAGCGCGATCCTGAACCTCGCCATCAATGCACGCGATGCCATGCCGGCGGGCGGCTCGCTGCGGCTGCGGGCCGCCAATCTGCCGCTCTCCGCGTCCCAGGCGCGGGAGCTCCGGCTGGAGGCTGGCAACTACGTGGCGCTGCAGGTGACGGATACGGGGCAGGGCATGGACGCGACGACCCTCGCCCATGCCTTCGAGCCCTTCTTCACCACCAAGCCGGTCGGAAGCGGCAGCGGCCTCGGCCTGGCGCAGACCTATGGCTTCGTGCGCCAGTCCGGCGGCTCGATCACCGTGGAAAGCCTGCCCGGACGCGGCACCAGCCTGACCCTCTACCTGCCGCGCGCGGACGGGACGGAAGCGGCGGAACCGGCGGCCGGCCCGGAGGAGAACGGCCCCTCCCCTTCCGCCGGGACCGATGCCTCCCCCCACCCCCCGCGCGGCGGGCGCACCGTGCTGCTGGTCGAGGACCAGCCGGACCTGCGCCGGATGATGGAGGAAACCCTGCGCGAGGCCGGGTGGCGGGTGCAGGCGGCCGCCGATGGCGCCGGGGCGCTGGAAGCCCTGCGGACCTTCCTCCCCGACCTGCTGCTGACCGATGTGGCCCTGCCCGGCGGCGTCAGCGGGACCGAGCTGGGGCGCTATCTCTGCGGCCGCCATCCGGGCGCGCGGGTGCTGCTGATGTCGGGCCTGCAGGACCGTGACGTGGAAGGCACGGGCTTCCCCTTCCTCGGGAAGCCTTTCGGCCGGGAGGAACTACTCAGGGTTGTTTCTATTGTCTTGAATGACGCATTGCGGGAAACTCCGGCCAATGGGGATTTCTCTGCCACGAGAGCCGATTGA
- the metX gene encoding homoserine O-acetyltransferase MetX encodes MSDTLAPLPSVEHQRAVFADGLALDCGMTIAPMAVAYRTYGRLNADASNAILICHALTGDQYVAEPHPVTGRDGWWKGVVGPGDAIDTDRFFVICANVLGGCMGSTGPREEMTDAEGRGLGRPWGTDFPVITIRDMVRAQARLVEHLGITRLLAVVGGSMGGMQALEWAATFPDRVFACVAIATAAHHSAQNIAFDEVGRAAIHSDPDWKGGRYWEDGRIPARGLSVARMVAHITYLSEAALARKFGRRLQGAKALTFLEDVFQVESYLRHQGSTFVRRFDANSYLTITRAMDYFDLSAEHGGDLWLAFQGTRTRFLLTSFTSDWLFPTEEAREIVRALNKAAANVSFLEIASDKGHDAFLLDEPEFRHTLRGFLRGAAERIGV; translated from the coding sequence GTGAGCGACACCCTGGCCCCCCTCCCGAGCGTGGAACACCAGCGCGCCGTCTTCGCGGACGGGCTGGCCCTGGATTGCGGCATGACCATCGCGCCCATGGCGGTGGCCTATCGCACCTACGGGCGGCTGAACGCCGATGCCTCCAACGCGATCCTAATCTGCCATGCCCTGACCGGCGACCAGTACGTGGCCGAGCCGCATCCGGTCACCGGCCGCGACGGCTGGTGGAAGGGTGTGGTCGGGCCGGGCGACGCGATCGACACGGACCGCTTCTTCGTCATCTGCGCCAATGTGCTGGGCGGCTGCATGGGCTCCACCGGCCCGCGGGAGGAGATGACGGATGCCGAGGGGCGCGGGCTCGGCCGGCCCTGGGGCACGGATTTCCCCGTCATCACCATCCGCGACATGGTGCGGGCGCAGGCCAGGCTGGTCGAACACCTGGGAATCACCCGCCTCCTCGCCGTGGTCGGCGGCTCCATGGGCGGGATGCAGGCGCTGGAATGGGCGGCGACCTTCCCGGACCGCGTCTTCGCCTGCGTGGCCATCGCCACCGCCGCGCACCATTCGGCGCAGAACATCGCCTTCGACGAGGTGGGCCGCGCCGCCATCCATTCCGACCCGGACTGGAAGGGCGGCCGCTACTGGGAGGATGGCCGGATTCCGGCGCGTGGCCTGAGCGTGGCGCGCATGGTCGCCCACATCACCTATCTGTCCGAGGCCGCCCTCGCCCGGAAGTTCGGCCGCCGCCTCCAGGGCGCCAAGGCGCTGACCTTCCTGGAGGACGTGTTCCAGGTGGAAAGCTACCTGCGGCACCAGGGCTCGACCTTCGTGCGCCGCTTCGACGCCAACTCCTACCTGACCATCACCCGGGCGATGGATTACTTCGACCTCTCGGCCGAACATGGCGGGGACCTGTGGCTGGCCTTCCAGGGCACGCGGACACGCTTCCTGCTCACCTCCTTCACCTCCGACTGGCTCTTCCCGACCGAGGAAGCCCGCGAGATCGTGCGCGCGCTGAACAAGGCGGCGGCCAATGTCTCCTTCCTGGAGATCGCCTCCGACAAGGGCCACGACGCCTTCCTGCTGGACGAGCCGGAGTTCCGCCACACCCTGCGCGGCTTCCTGCGCGGCGCGGCGGAGCGGATCGGCGTCTGA
- the hemE gene encoding uroporphyrinogen decarboxylase: MDMPDKPFLRALAGDAVWPPPLWLMRQAGRYLPEYREVRAIAGDFVSLCTHPELATEVTLQPLRRYGFDAAILFSDILMVPWALGQPLRFAEGEGPLLEPLRDAEAIAGLRLDGFLDRARPIFETVSLLSATLAVQHQRTALIGFAGAPWTVACYMVEGRGGGEFAHARRMAFGDPLLFGRLIRTLTEATAEYLLAQVQAGAEVLMLFDSWAGLLPPSQFRRWVIEPTGELVRRLRKQLPPGFPIIGFPRMAGPMLVEYAARTGVQAVGMDTAMDPRWAAANLPPGLALQGNLDPQALVAGGAALEAEARSLMAAMRGRPFVFNLGHGIVPQTPPENVAALVRMVRAAV; this comes from the coding sequence ATGGACATGCCGGACAAGCCCTTCCTCCGAGCCCTGGCCGGCGACGCCGTCTGGCCGCCGCCGCTCTGGCTGATGCGCCAGGCCGGCCGCTACCTGCCCGAGTACCGGGAGGTCCGGGCCATCGCCGGGGATTTCGTGAGTCTCTGTACCCATCCGGAGCTGGCGACGGAGGTGACTCTCCAGCCGCTCCGGCGCTACGGCTTCGACGCCGCCATCCTGTTCAGCGACATCCTGATGGTGCCCTGGGCGCTGGGGCAGCCCCTGCGCTTCGCCGAGGGCGAAGGACCCCTGCTGGAGCCTCTGCGCGACGCCGAGGCGATCGCCGGGCTGCGGCTGGATGGGTTCCTGGACCGGGCGAGGCCGATCTTCGAGACGGTCTCCCTGCTCAGCGCCACCCTGGCGGTGCAGCACCAGCGCACCGCCCTGATCGGCTTCGCCGGGGCGCCCTGGACGGTGGCCTGCTACATGGTGGAAGGCCGCGGCGGCGGCGAGTTCGCCCATGCCCGCCGCATGGCCTTCGGCGACCCGCTGCTGTTCGGCCGACTCATCCGCACCCTGACCGAGGCGACGGCGGAATACCTCCTGGCCCAGGTCCAGGCCGGGGCCGAGGTGCTCATGCTCTTCGACAGCTGGGCCGGCCTGCTGCCGCCCTCCCAGTTCCGCCGTTGGGTGATCGAGCCGACAGGAGAGCTGGTGCGGCGCCTGCGCAAGCAGCTTCCGCCCGGCTTCCCGATCATCGGCTTCCCCCGCATGGCCGGGCCGATGCTGGTGGAATATGCCGCGCGAACCGGGGTGCAGGCGGTCGGGATGGACACCGCCATGGACCCACGCTGGGCGGCGGCGAACCTGCCGCCGGGCCTGGCGCTGCAGGGCAACCTCGACCCGCAGGCCCTGGTCGCGGGCGGCGCGGCGCTGGAGGCGGAGGCGCGTTCCCTGATGGCGGCGATGCGCGGGCGTCCCTTCGTCTTCAACCTGGGGCACGGGATCGTGCCGCAGACACCGCCGGAGAACGTGGCCGCCCTGGTGCGCATGGTGCGCGCCGCCGTCTGA
- a CDS encoding trypsin-like peptidase domain-containing protein, whose product MDDILVAMRNALLLSLAGMALLLAPAAAQTGPQSAAQPAETGSPFRILNRTGTEATQLFAVRSGRSDWGGNLLKGPLAPEAAYTLRPAAAAGCRFDIRLVAADGREAVQRGQDICGGDRTVTLSGLARPAAPTPPEAQPKPGARASSGTGFLVARERVMTNRHVINGCDRVLVRAPDGRNFAAVPPAKVDAKLDLALVAVPGLDGPPIRFRTEPVRRGDGVVAYGFPLTGLLSSDPKLTRGEVNGLNGLGNDPNQFQISAPVQPGNSGGPLLDMRGELLGVVVSKLNAEAVAKRTGDIAQNINFAVKGERAAAFLQASGIEPLRGEGGPDRGVADVGEIANRSTVFIRCEKG is encoded by the coding sequence GTGGATGACATCCTCGTCGCCATGCGCAACGCCCTGCTCCTTTCCCTGGCGGGAATGGCCCTCCTGCTGGCTCCCGCCGCCGCCCAGACGGGCCCCCAGTCCGCCGCTCAGCCGGCCGAAACCGGCTCCCCCTTCCGCATCCTCAACCGGACCGGAACGGAGGCCACGCAGCTCTTCGCCGTACGCTCCGGCCGCTCCGACTGGGGCGGAAACCTGCTGAAAGGCCCCCTGGCGCCCGAGGCCGCCTATACGCTGCGCCCCGCCGCCGCCGCGGGTTGCCGCTTCGACATCCGGCTCGTGGCAGCCGATGGCCGGGAGGCGGTCCAGCGTGGCCAGGACATCTGCGGCGGCGACCGCACCGTCACCCTGTCCGGCCTCGCCAGACCCGCCGCCCCGACCCCGCCCGAGGCACAGCCGAAGCCCGGCGCGCGGGCTTCCTCCGGCACCGGCTTCCTGGTGGCGCGGGAGCGGGTGATGACCAACCGCCATGTCATCAACGGCTGCGACCGCGTGCTGGTCCGTGCACCCGATGGCCGCAACTTCGCCGCGGTGCCGCCGGCCAAGGTGGATGCGAAGCTCGACCTCGCGCTGGTCGCCGTGCCGGGGCTGGACGGCCCCCCCATCCGCTTCCGCACGGAGCCGGTGCGGCGGGGGGATGGCGTCGTCGCCTATGGCTTCCCCCTGACCGGCCTGCTGTCTTCCGACCCCAAGCTGACGCGCGGCGAGGTCAACGGGCTGAACGGCCTGGGCAACGACCCGAACCAGTTCCAGATCAGCGCGCCGGTGCAGCCGGGCAATTCCGGCGGGCCCCTGCTGGACATGCGGGGCGAGCTGCTGGGCGTCGTCGTCTCCAAGCTGAATGCCGAGGCCGTGGCCAAGCGCACCGGCGACATCGCGCAGAACATCAACTTCGCCGTGAAGGGAGAGCGGGCCGCCGCCTTCCTCCAGGCCTCCGGCATCGAGCCCCTGCGTGGCGAGGGCGGCCCCGACCGCGGCGTCGCGGATGTGGGCGAGATCGCCAACCGTTCCACCGTCTTCATCCGCTGCGAGAAAGGCTAG
- a CDS encoding Na/Pi cotransporter family protein, with protein MYGLSLLIQLAGEAALLLYGLSLVQRGIDRAYGAQLREGLGRALGDRWRAFVAGLLATTALQSSTAAGLMVGGLHAAGALGLVPALGAMLGANVGTALIAQVLSFDLRPVFPLVILLGWIGFKRGKKARTRDLGRAAIGLGLMLCALFLLLSSMQPVEHSEGLRQLLHLLEGSPAAAALLAALLAWATHSSLAAVLLVGSLASTGVVGPGTAVAMVAGANLGGAVPPLLAARHGARGGGTDPASLRLPVGNLLNRLVGMALVLALLPQATALLSAAPGRLVADAHLGFNLVMAVLFLPLLDPLSKLLRRLLPDLPPERNPSAPRYLDEGAIATPSVALANAAREVLRMADTLETMLRDSGEALRRADRDEARAVGRLDDVLDRLHGAVHAYLSRLPQEDLPETEARRLAEVRAFAIALEHAGDAVSRNLSKHAARRARRGIPLSPEDLRVLEEQNDRLLAQLRLAVAVFMHEDAEAARQLVREKEAWRSAEREATDRLVETSPTGSAAASLVLDVTRDLKRIGAHLASIAYPLLERQGELRSTRLRAPPVTAGE; from the coding sequence TTGTATGGACTGAGCCTGCTGATTCAGCTCGCCGGCGAGGCGGCCCTCCTGCTCTATGGGCTGAGCCTCGTGCAGCGGGGGATTGATCGCGCCTATGGTGCCCAGCTCCGCGAGGGCCTGGGCCGCGCCCTCGGAGACCGCTGGCGAGCCTTCGTCGCCGGGCTGCTGGCCACCACCGCGCTGCAATCCTCCACCGCCGCCGGGCTGATGGTGGGCGGACTGCACGCTGCCGGGGCGCTGGGGCTGGTGCCGGCGCTGGGCGCGATGCTGGGGGCCAATGTCGGCACGGCGCTGATCGCCCAGGTCCTGTCCTTCGATCTCCGTCCCGTCTTCCCGCTGGTCATCCTGCTCGGATGGATCGGCTTCAAGCGCGGGAAGAAGGCACGCACCCGCGATCTCGGCCGGGCCGCGATCGGGCTAGGCCTGATGCTCTGCGCCCTGTTCCTGCTGCTTTCCTCCATGCAGCCGGTGGAACATTCGGAGGGTCTCCGCCAGCTCCTGCATCTTCTGGAGGGCTCTCCGGCCGCCGCCGCCCTGCTGGCCGCGCTCCTGGCCTGGGCGACGCATTCCTCGCTGGCCGCCGTGTTGCTGGTGGGCTCGCTCGCCTCCACCGGCGTCGTCGGCCCCGGGACGGCGGTGGCCATGGTCGCCGGCGCCAACCTGGGCGGGGCGGTTCCGCCGCTCCTGGCCGCCCGGCACGGCGCGCGGGGCGGCGGGACGGACCCGGCCAGCCTGCGCCTGCCCGTGGGCAACCTGCTGAACCGCCTCGTCGGCATGGCCCTGGTGCTGGCGCTGCTGCCGCAGGCCACCGCCCTGCTTTCCGCCGCGCCGGGCCGGTTGGTGGCGGATGCGCATCTGGGCTTCAACCTCGTGATGGCGGTGCTGTTCCTGCCGCTGCTGGACCCGCTGTCGAAGCTGTTGCGCCGCCTGCTCCCGGACCTGCCGCCGGAGCGCAATCCGAGCGCGCCGCGCTATCTCGACGAAGGGGCGATCGCCACGCCCTCCGTCGCCCTGGCCAATGCCGCGCGGGAGGTGCTGCGCATGGCCGACACGCTGGAAACCATGCTGCGCGATTCCGGCGAGGCGCTGCGCCGCGCCGACCGGGACGAGGCCCGGGCGGTGGGCCGCCTGGACGATGTGCTGGACCGGCTGCATGGCGCCGTCCACGCCTATCTGAGCCGCCTGCCGCAGGAGGACCTGCCGGAGACCGAGGCACGCCGCCTCGCCGAGGTCCGCGCCTTCGCCATCGCGCTGGAACATGCGGGCGACGCCGTTTCGCGCAACCTGTCCAAGCACGCCGCCCGCCGGGCCCGCCGGGGCATCCCGCTCTCGCCGGAGGATCTGCGGGTGCTGGAAGAGCAGAACGACCGCCTGCTGGCCCAGCTCCGCCTCGCCGTCGCGGTCTTCATGCACGAGGATGCGGAGGCAGCGCGGCAACTGGTGCGGGAGAAGGAGGCCTGGCGTTCGGCGGAGCGGGAGGCGACGGACCGCCTCGTGGAAACCAGCCCCACGGGTTCCGCCGCGGCGAGCCTCGTGCTGGACGTGACGCGGGACCTCAAGCGGATCGGCGCGCATCTGGCCAGCATCGCCTATCCCCTGCTGGAACGTCAGGGCGAGCTGCGCTCCACCCGGCTCCGCGCCCCGCCGGTGACGGCAGGGGAATAG
- a CDS encoding YeeE/YedE family protein, whose protein sequence is MSATTLASSAGLGIQRPAALLAGVALLVGALLIGQAVSPHQALLYLLGAALGLVLYHAAFGFTSAWRVFIADRRGEGLRAQMVMLALATVLFFPVLAAGSLFGQPVSGLVSPAGTSVVVGAFLFGIGMQMGGGCASGTLYTVGGGSTRMVITLAAFIAGSAIGAAHLHWWAALPSLPRLSIVQLWGPWAAMAVQLAAFAAIAAVTVVLERRRHGILATRPAAPRQGLARFTRGPWPLLAGAVALALLNFATLALAGRPWGITSAFALWGSKAALALGFDVDAWPFWSTPAAQAQLHGSVLADVTSVMDFGIILGALLAAALAGRFAPTWRVPLRSAIAAVAGGLLLGYGARLAYGCNIGAYFSGIASGSLHGWVWLVAAFAGNVLGTRLRPLFGLEVERTPRLTGC, encoded by the coding sequence ATGTCCGCCACGACCCTGGCATCCTCCGCCGGCCTCGGCATCCAGCGCCCGGCGGCCCTGCTGGCCGGCGTCGCCCTCCTCGTCGGTGCGCTGCTGATCGGACAGGCCGTCAGCCCGCACCAGGCCCTGCTCTATCTGCTCGGCGCCGCGCTGGGTCTGGTGCTCTACCATGCCGCCTTCGGCTTCACCTCCGCCTGGCGCGTCTTCATCGCCGACCGGCGTGGCGAGGGCCTGCGCGCCCAGATGGTCATGCTGGCCCTGGCGACGGTCCTCTTCTTCCCCGTCCTGGCCGCCGGCAGCCTGTTCGGCCAGCCCGTCTCCGGCCTGGTCTCCCCGGCCGGGACCTCGGTGGTGGTGGGCGCCTTCCTCTTCGGCATCGGCATGCAGATGGGGGGCGGCTGCGCCTCCGGCACGCTCTACACCGTGGGCGGCGGCTCCACGCGCATGGTGATCACCCTCGCCGCCTTCATCGCCGGTTCCGCCATCGGCGCGGCGCATCTCCACTGGTGGGCGGCGCTGCCCAGCCTGCCGCGCCTCTCCATCGTCCAGCTCTGGGGCCCCTGGGCCGCCATGGCGGTGCAGCTCGCGGCCTTCGCCGCCATCGCCGCCGTGACGGTGGTGCTGGAGCGGCGGCGCCACGGCATCCTGGCCACCCGTCCCGCCGCGCCGCGCCAGGGGCTGGCGCGCTTCACCCGCGGTCCCTGGCCGCTGCTGGCCGGGGCGGTGGCGCTGGCCCTGCTGAACTTCGCCACGCTGGCCCTGGCCGGGCGGCCCTGGGGCATCACTTCCGCCTTCGCGCTCTGGGGCTCCAAGGCGGCGCTCGCCCTGGGCTTCGATGTCGATGCCTGGCCCTTCTGGTCCACGCCCGCGGCCCAGGCGCAGCTGCATGGCAGCGTGCTGGCGGACGTCACCTCGGTGATGGACTTTGGCATCATCCTGGGTGCCCTGCTCGCCGCCGCCCTGGCCGGGCGCTTCGCCCCCACTTGGCGCGTGCCGCTGCGCTCCGCCATCGCGGCGGTGGCGGGCGGGCTGCTGCTCGGCTACGGCGCGCGCCTCGCCTATGGCTGCAACATCGGTGCCTATTTCTCCGGCATCGCTTCCGGCAGCCTGCATGGCTGGGTCTGGCTCGTCGCCGCCTTCGCCGGCAACGTCCTCGGCACCCGCCTGCGGCCCCTCTTCGGGCTGGAGGTCGAACGGACACCGCGCCTCACCGGGTGCTGA
- a CDS encoding pyruvate, water dikinase regulatory protein gives MSTRAINLHLVSDSTGETLASMARATLARFEDPHCLQHRWFLVRSRFQLEQVLEGIQAEPGPVLFTIADRSIRHSLEEFCGRLGVRSLSVLDQTLELLQTEIGEHAREKRAAQHVLDADYFRRIDAMHYVLAHDDGQGTAGIHEADVCLVGVSRSSKTPTCFYLANRGIKAANVPIVPGAPLPEELGDPPCPVIGLTIDVNSLIEIRRHRLKLIGGAGVRQDSTDYVDQEAVKAEILAARRLCTSRGWPVIDVTRRSIEETAATVMQLMEAWHTRRARAAAAPYKPQDPAAEVMGRPAG, from the coding sequence ATGTCCACCCGCGCCATCAACCTCCATCTGGTTTCCGACAGCACCGGCGAGACGCTGGCCTCCATGGCCCGCGCCACCCTGGCGCGCTTCGAGGACCCCCATTGCCTTCAGCACCGCTGGTTCCTGGTCCGGTCGCGCTTCCAGCTCGAACAGGTGCTGGAAGGCATTCAGGCCGAGCCCGGCCCTGTGCTTTTCACCATCGCCGACCGTTCCATCCGGCACAGCCTGGAGGAGTTCTGCGGCCGGCTGGGGGTGCGCAGCCTGTCCGTGCTGGACCAGACGCTGGAGCTTCTGCAGACGGAGATCGGCGAGCATGCGCGGGAGAAGCGGGCCGCCCAGCACGTGCTGGACGCGGACTATTTCCGCCGCATCGACGCGATGCACTATGTGCTGGCGCATGACGACGGGCAGGGCACGGCCGGCATCCACGAGGCCGATGTCTGCCTGGTGGGCGTTTCCCGCTCCTCCAAGACACCGACCTGCTTCTATCTCGCCAACCGGGGCATCAAGGCCGCCAATGTCCCCATCGTTCCCGGCGCGCCCTTGCCGGAGGAGCTGGGCGATCCGCCCTGTCCGGTGATCGGTCTGACCATCGACGTGAACTCGCTGATCGAGATCCGCCGCCATCGCCTCAAGCTGATCGGCGGCGCCGGGGTGCGGCAGGACAGCACGGACTATGTGGACCAGGAAGCGGTGAAGGCCGAGATCCTGGCGGCCCGGCGCCTCTGCACCTCGCGCGGCTGGCCGGTGATCGACGTCACCCGCCGCTCCATCGAGGAGACCGCCGCCACGGTGATGCAGCTCATGGAAGCCTGGCACACCCGCCGTGCCCGTGCCGCTGCGGCGCCCTACAAGCCGCAGGACCCGGCGGCGGAGGTCATGGGCCGGCCGGCTGGCTGA